The genomic stretch TCAGCTGTCAAACATATCAAAACTGTATTGACTTTCTGAAAAAGTAATGTTGGCTGAGTTAGGCTAAGTTTGCACTGTGCAACTGTGATTATaaaggaaaatataaatactgggTCAGGGTTTGGTGCTGGCAGATTCCTAATATTAAATGGCTCATACCAGGAGCACAAAATAAAATTGATCGGGACATCCCTAAACCAATCACAAAGCATGCAAGGTAGATGAATTGATCAGCTGTGCATGCTAAAAATGGGTTTGAAGGTGTGTGCCATCATCTACAGTTATTTTCAGCAGATTTTGTGGAAGTTAATAAGCATATGAGTTGATTATTAATCTTGATAAGCACACAACTGTCTTTGGCTTTTACCTGCTTCATGTGCCAAAGCCTTGTAGTATTTTATACTGTGCATTTGTATTCCCAAATTTTCACTAACACGAGAGATAAAAGTAGACCTAAGGCTCTGCTtgatgttgcagtaaaaaaatgcttttttaaaaaaattgaccCTCTCCACACATGACTCTGCAAGGGTTGAGTGAATCTCACGTTAACAGtggtgtttcttttgttgttgtgttttacagttCTTTTTCCTGGTTCAGCCAGCCCTATATACCAGGCCCTGCTGAAAATGCCACCAACAGTTTTGTCTTCTGCAGCCTTATCCTGTTTCTCAAGTGTCCTTTctgttgtgcgtgtgtgtgtgtgcgcgtgtgtgtgtgtctctctctctctctctctccctctctctctcctttttaatatatgaaaatgtcagatttaaaaatagCCTGTTTTCAGATTGCACAACCATGGATCATCATCTCCATAAGAGTTTCCCTTTTGATTTTACTGTTTGGTTTTTCTTCAGCTTTGGGCACATTTTTCATGAATTTATCACGGCTTTTGCTGGGAATAGCCCATAATTGTTTAGTTCAGTATATCTTTGACATTGTTTAGTGTTTATAGTGGCATATTGTTGGCTAAAACCTAGCAGTACTGTATTTGGTTAGCAGTACTATATATGGTTGCcaagtaagttttttttttttttgtttagtttttttctttttgtggtgGGATTGTACAAAGTATCCAAAAGCCCAGAAAAGGTAATATGACTGaaccttttctgtttttgtattggTAATGGTAAGTGATGTTGAAATGTACCCTTCTGTCTACACCCCAATCATGAACTTGTTTTCTGTATCTCaatgtttttgtgtgctttATAGCGAAGCAGCCGGCGCGAGTCGCTTGTTCATAAAACATCTAATGAAAGTTGAGAGCACATCCCACGGGACAACCGGCTGTGCTTGCTTACGTTTGGTTCATGACTTAAAAAACAAGTACAGGTGATAAAATCTTGGCAGTGTTGACCACAGTGTGTATTGTGACTTTTAAACTCATAGCTGCTAATCCTACAATCAtactttcacaaaaaaaaaaaaaaaaagtcagggaTCAAGATTTACAGACAAGACAAAAAGTGgatttttattagtttttgcTACAGAGTAGATAGACTGAGGTGGCTTGTCTGCAAGTCTTGTCTGAGTGTTGTCGACATTTGCTTCCAGCACGTACTgaaatgctgctgtttttctccagGAGTCATTCCTGATGAATCTAAAGCTATGTCGCTGCTGGCTCCAGCCAATGCCGTGGCAGGAATGATGCCTGGGGGAGGCCTTCTTCCAACACCCAATCCTTTGGCGTCGGTGAGTTCTCACATCAAGTTTGTCTTGAAGGAttacatattttcatgtttatttagCTCTCTTTGGCAAATGTCTTTGTTCTTAGGCAATATATGTGGGCATTACATTTTCTGATGAAGCTTTAGAGTGAAATTGGATGCACTGAACATAATGTGTGGGAGCCTATTAAATACTGAATGATAATGTTCACGGTTGCACCATCGACATGTGACacaacagaaacagcattgagTGAGAAAATGAGTGTAGACGGTGAGGAATATTTCATTGTTGTGTTAGCAATAAAATTATTACCTTTGTGCCTTGAAAAAGTAGTTAAATTCACCTTTTTTTCTCCTGGTCTTTATTAAAAATAGgtaattaaaaatgatcaataattatatgtattgaaatgaaacattttttcttgATAGATTTTTCATCTATATCTCGCAGCCCTAATTTAGAGCCCTGTGCCTTTTGTCAATGTAGTCTAGCATGCTGAAGATTTCTcctacaaataaaaacacccgaaggcctttttaaaaagcacaacaAATCATTAGTCAGTCAGCTGTGCTGTGTCAGGTGCTGTTCATCAAGCGCTGCAGTCTTATCTTAAAGAGCCTCTGTGGAGTTgccttgtaaacaaacaagttCCCCAGAACACGCTGTGTGAATCCTTGAGGTCTCACAAGTGttaaatgcatttccttcctcatgaaACATGTGCAAAGAAGATTTTAAATACTGCATTGTTTCCATCCCAGTGTACgagcttgcagtcttcttcttcactgccctTTAAGGCACATTGCCACATTTCTTGGCTCATcacagccacctgtagatcactGGAGTAGTGCGAAACCATTGGCAGGACTGTGTATCACGTCAACTGTATTCATgtgcaaacaaaacagggacacGCTCacaaaaaactccacagggctcCTTTTTAAGTGTCTGTATTCAACATTTCAGATGGGAGGAACACCATTTGGAGGTCTTGGAGCTCCCAACATGGAGCAGATGGCTGCCATGGGAATGCCTGGACCTAACATGAACCCCCAGGTGAGAACCTGATCAGTTGCATTAATTATCAAAAGCATTTTCAAACCAAATTGCTTTCTGGTAATAATATTCTCCTCGTCTCTCTTTCAGGCACTTTCTGCAGACTTCTTGAAGCTCATGCAGTCCATGGACCCCAAGTAAGAAACTATACATAACCTCATCCGTGGGCTTagagttttatttattggtttgAGAAACATCTAAATAATTGATGGCACTTGCAGATTGAATCCATTAGCGGCCGGACTCAACTTGAATCCGGGGTTGAAGACCGACGCCTCCAACAAGGAGATTGAAGAGGCCATGAAGAGAGTCCGAGAGGCCCAGTCGCTCATTTCTGCAGCCATTGAACCTGGAAGTGAGTACTCTGTTTCTTTGTGTCCCCTGCAGTGAAATCAAGTTTGGGGACTTTGCCTTCACCGCCAGTTATTTTATTCTGACTGTTGACGTTCATCTTGCAGTTACGAGCAGCACCACTTCTCTGTGCTTTGAATAAAGCATTAAATATGTGCGTAGTTATTTTGAAAAGATGAGTTAGGAAGTTTTAGTCTTGCTGGTGTATTAGATACTGTTTACAACTGAGTtctttaaacaaattaaaaagtttGTAGGTtgatagtttttatttaatggtTTGTAATAGATTAAAATGAGACGTTAATGTTTAAATTCACATTAACaggacatattttatattaagtGAGGTGACTTCTAGACTTTCAATTAACAGTAAGAGGAATTGTGTTCAGCCAGTTGTGGAATATTTGTTCCATTAAGTGAGCAATAAGTCTTTTCTACACAATAGATATTTAACTTTATGTCATTTGTCTTTGCAGATAAGAAAGACGACAAGCGCAAACATTCCCGATCTCGCTCACGGTCACGACGCAGGCGCTCCAGATCTCGCTCAAGACACAGGTAAAAACAACTTCCTCTTTGCTATTAACATCAGATGTGAGATAAATAATTATGTTTGTCTTcatgtaaaatatgaacattaaaagcAGTTTCTGGCAgtaattgaataaaaatgtgcTATATCTTGATTTTGGCAGGCGATCAAAAAGCAGGTCTCGGCGGAGGTCCCATTCCAGGAGTAGGAGGAGGTCCAAGAGCCCACGAAGGAGGAGGTCCCACTCCCGAGATAGAAGCCGCCGCAGCAGATCTAGGTCAGCATCTCCTCTACTGTCCTCAGAACAAGAATAGCtgacttttattttcatttatttgaaggGGGACTCGCCGACGCTGCAGAAATAGACCcatagttgtttgtttttttttacaaccccCCATGGTGCTGCTGTCCTTCTGAATATACAAAGCTTTGCAAAAACATGCACACGCAACCGCTGCCAGCACATCCAGCTCCCCCTGTTTCCTGTGTAGTGCTGCTGTTTCCTGATGTTGTTGACCTCGCTTGTGTCTTGAACAGGGAcaggagaaaggaggaaaagtcTAAGAAAAGGTCAAAGACGCCCCCGAAGAGCTACAGCAGCGCCAGGAGGTCTCGAAGCATTAGCCGGTGAGTGTCATAATAATGAAACGCAGGAACATACGTGATCCACAGCAGATGCACTTCCCTCAGTTAATGTGATGTTCCGCTATATTCACAAGAGCTAATCGATTCAGATGGTAGTAGACCAATTTAAATGCAATCctttaacaaaatgaaaacagctaagtgtttttattagagtttgattttattatctTGTGTCTCAGGAGGCACAGGCGAAGCCGTAGTGCATCTCGGTCCCCCAGGAGGAAGCTGTCCAGGTCTCCATCACCCAGACGGTGAGTTGTCACACGGAAGGCGTCGTCTATTCAACATTAGTAGTACAGTTTGTTGGGAGTACCGTAATTAAAGCtaataatatgtatttttcatgtgtgcagccacaagaaggagaaaaagaaggacaAGGAGCGCGAGAAGGACcgagatagagagaggagggaggacaggGACCGGAGCAGAGACGAAAGAGAACGCTCCAccagcaagaagaagaagagcaaagACAAAGAGCGAGACCGCGATCGCAAGTCTGATAGCGAGAAAGGAGACGTGAAGGTttgttctgtctttttaaaaaaaaaacgtccatGCAGTTGGATGTAACTCATCCTTAATTAAACCCACAGTTATTTGTTCATCCGTTAACCATCTTTTGTTTGCAACAGGTGACACGGGATTACGATGAAGAGGAACAAGGTTATGACAGtgaaaaagaaggagaggaggaggacgacgaGAGGAAGAGTGACTCTGACTCTGCCTCGTCCCCAAAAGGCCAGGAGGAGATCGAGAGAGCCGAGGGCCAAATCCCCAAAAAGTCCAAACTGAACGGAGACGATCACCATCAGGAAGACATGGAGATGAGCGATTAAGAACATCCCGAACCAGACGCGTTATCTTTCCACTGttctcttttatatttttaatataggCCACAAAATGTCTGTGCCTGATCACACGAAGTAAAAAAGGTTTGTTGTCTTAACTGTAGAAACGTGGGGGAGGGAGTAAAAGGAAAGCAGTCCAATAATTTTTGTAAAGATGTGATAAAACAAGGACtaaaatatgaataacatgagacatGATTTTAAACTGTCATTGCTGTACTTTTTTAAGAtcctgattttctttttgttgccTTTGTGTTCAAACGTTTGTCTTCCTGACAGTAGAATACACAGCTGTTTCCAATGAAACGCTGTGTTTTGTAAAGATTTTACTCGTCGGGATCGAGTCCTTTCCTCACTCAGACTGTCACCGCCCAGCACCAgcttcatgtttatttttgttaggTTGCGGAAAACATTTTGCTTTAACTGTCCGGCACCCAGTCGTGTTGCAACTGCCCTTCCTACTTACAACCCTTTGTAAATGTACACTGTAGATTGAGATGTGTTGTTGCAATGCTTTGTCTGCAATAGGTTTTCCAAAGGAAACTAATAAAATTGGGTCAAACTGTCTTCTTGTTATGTCAAGTTATTGAAAGATAATGAGTCATAAAAAGTCAGatgcccatatgaacagtgaaagaggttttcctcactgtaatcattcctttgTACTGGCTGgtaaaagatccccttcaattGCACtgtcaatgtaagtgatggggaccaaaattcagtcattttgtccaaagatgcatttaaaagttgatctgaagcttatatgtggcttcagcagtctgagttagtcatatctaGTTGaccttctttgtgtttcctcggacagtgtttccctgttgagctatATTAACAAAAAGGGACTGGGACTTTTAAGGCTGaaacgttgaaagatatttacttgaGTTTACTAATTTGGAgggctgtagcttcatattagcttcagataaacttaaatacatttatgcacATAAGGAAGCTTGTGGATGTTGGCCTCtttcacttacactgtaagtgcattatgaacaGGAGTGagtatggcaagaaaaaaactCAGTATTTATGagggcacctgactgtttttttaagacagacttgataaaatgtgaacatgtccAACACTTTGAGGAATACGCTCACTCGCTCTCTGATTGAGTTCAATAAGATTAAAGGATAAAACACAACTCGGACTATTTTGTTGGCCAGGCACTAACTTCTTGGAGTCTCCAGTAGTTGCTTGGCAACTACTTAAAGCTGAGATATTTTCTGTTACATAAACTCCTGTAAAACGGTGAATTGTCGTTTTTACACTTAGACTTTTTGTCCGGATTAAACATGACAAAGTGTAAGATTAAATGTGATGATAGGCGGATTTTGTGACCATTGAAtagccaggctagcagtttccccccaGTTTCCACGCTGTGTGCTAAGCTAACGGCGGCTAACAGTAGCTTCACATTTAACGGGCATTTAGCGTATTTCCACAAAATGTCGAAATGTCCTTTAAGTTGAAAGGTTTCCACCAGAATCAGTCTAGAAGTGAGAAACACGGAGTCCAAACTCTGTTTAATATGTGTGGAATTTTTATTATAGtacattttatatgaaaataGTGTTGCAGACTTGTACTACAGTTTTTGCTGTACAAATGACATGTTGATGGGTTAATAATTATCTatagaaaacatgtaaaattaaAGCACCTGAAATCAAGAAAgagcataaaataaaatgtaaagcaaATCTGCGAGGAGGCACACTTCCAGTGGCTGCAAAAGCCATTGCTGAGGTCAAGTGCTAGGTTGAATCAGCCGGAGGGAGGAAGTCTCGCGAGGTTAAGATGTTAAGGTCAGGGCATAAAAGTCTCGCGAGAGTTTCTAAACTCGTATCCGGCTGATTCACTCGAGCACCAGCCACTACTGAGGAATGTAatatgagaaaatgaaatgtactgGTTGGTTATGATACTGTATATGGATATAAATAAGCAAGTGGGTGCTGAGCAATACTTAGGAACACAAACTGAGCCACCACCAGTGTTGTATAAgccaagaaaacaaacaatccTGCACAATTAAGAGCTCATGACCCATAGCAGCAGCTGTGAAGACTACTTCAACCCATCCTGGCCTTTTAGGAAgtgaactttttttcttttttttttttttaggaaccTTGGTGCTTTAGGCTTTTCATACTGTGGAAATGATTGTCTCTTCCACACATGTGGAGGAGGTTCACAAGGTTTGTCAGATAAAGTGAGGGAAAAAATGACAGGAGAATTAAGAGagaatttctttctttaaaaacaacacaggtcTATGTACAAAATTAGCAACTGCCACCATGTTACAATAAACTCTGGATTTAACTCATGTGAtgctacatttaaaaaaaaatccacaactCTTCCTTTTGTAGAGAACATCTTTAACTCATCAACACAAAGAATAAGTAAAAGACAAAGgcaaaaacatgtatttacatACTGTGCAGGGGAAAAGCCTGGTTTTTATTACGTGTAAAAATGGCATGAATGTTGTAATCATTCAAATTCCCTAACTTCTACTCACTATACAATCCAGAGTTTTCACTTCTTTTAGCAGGATTgtacagtttgttgtttttttacacagtttacAAAGGTGAAGTAAGAAACAAAAGGCTTGGACACTTGAACAAACAAAGGGACTTTGTGGTACCATACAAATTTGCAGCATTTATAGCGTTGCCTCAAAGTAACCATAATATTTCAAATGTAGGACTAAAGGTTGAGTTATCACAAAGTGAGTGTCTACGAATTCGGCTGAATGTAGAGTAGCTGTAGTGGATCTAAATAGTGCCCAAAATTTCAGTGATGCTACTCCATGCCCATGAAAATCatacttacaaacacacactcatacgaTTTTATAATGTGCAGAGTTAAAGCGGAATTCaatgaaaactgatttttaGGTTTTTCCATctacaaaagcagcaaattcacAAAACATTTACCAAAACGGATTTTCGGTTTAGTGCATTTTAAAGGACTTTTTATCAGTGCTGAGTACATTTTAGGGATCATTTCTAAATTTGATGTCAAAGAATTTAAGTAACTGTGAAAAAGTATTGATTCCTACACACCTGTCTAACAGGTGTACGTTCGATTATGTACAATTCATGTCTTACTGACTTCAAATCTTTTGCAccttgagatttttttttccagaaaatgtcTGTACTCAGGAAAAAGAACCTAAAAAGTAAGTTTTAGAGGAATTCCTCTGCAACACCTCACACAGTAATGTCAGTGCTTTACTACAGGTCAGTTAAACACAGTCCCTTTATGAACATTACTTACATACTTAAATACATAGCATCAGCTGAACTGGTTGTCTTTTCTCCACTTACACCCTGACTGCTGTCACTCATTTCACTTCAATGACTTTTCACCGATGGGACGTTCAGAATCTTCAAAACACTTAATTAATGCTAAGGGATGTTGACACCTCTGCCATTTTTGTCATGTTCACCAGCTCTGATCGTCTTAGTCACGTGTGTATTCAGGGTAAATCCATAACCTGGCAAGAAACCGCCGTTTTTTCCCTCCGTTTTTCCTTATGCATTAAACGTTTGTTTTGTAGCATAATGTGGCCTTGTTGCTCATTTGCGTTCTGTTGGATCTTCATCTCGAGAGGTTAAAGGTCAGGGAAGCGGCTGGGGTCTTCTTTGTAATCGTTGGGAATGGTAAAAATGGATTCGTCAAACTCATCATAGCGAAACTCCTGAAATGTCACCGTGGCTGTGATCGTGGGAAAGACAGGGATGTCTGCAGGGATGAGAAAAAGCAGAATTAGCAATTATATTTTCGAATATCTTAGAGAGATACTtgtctgtattttatttctatatttctttACATATTTTAGATGAAAGATTATTTGCTTTGGTTTGCTGACCCCACATGAAAATCTGCTTACCGAGTTTGACAGGAAAGCCGGGGGGGAGCTTCATCTGAACAAACTCCCTGAGTTTATTAAAGTGCTTGAAGGGTGCGATCACCTCCAGAACATTCAATAACCTGAAGGagaacaaatcaaacaaatggttACAGACAAGAATTAACTATCAAAGAATATAAAAGTAGCAAGTTATGTTGACTACAGCTCAGACCAATACAAAATCATTTTACTGGttataaaacaacatttgttAGATTTTGTCACATGTTGTATTCAGTGTGGTTTTTAATAACTGTCTGGATGCCAAGTTGAAGCAAAGACTCACGATTCAATGCCCAGAGGGAAGTCTTGACTCATGGCTATCGTGGCTTTGAAGTTCTTCTTGCTCTCTTTGCAGACCAGCTCTCTTCCTAGATGAGGTGCTCTGAGGGAAGAGAGCGACAACAAGCTGTCAGAATATTACAGTATCTCAAGATGAAGGCGGCTCACTGAGAAGGAGCTTCCAACTTTGCTTTCTGTCATCCGTACTCTTTCTTCTAAACTATAACTAACATGACCcttatcagaaaaacaaacatctgaccTTGTAAAATACAATTTAACATTCTGTGACACGCATACGCAGACGTTTGCACGTGAAGATTTTTGTACAACGTTCATGTGGCTCATTTTGAAATCTAAGTCCTTCCTTCATGAATACGTGTATTAATTACAGTAACATCTGGTCTGGTTTCCCCTTTAAAAGTCTGGAAGTGAAGACTTCCTTTGTGTAAACACCTACTTTCCATTGTCAGCAGTGATGTATTCTTCCCAGGATATAGTGTTTGGTGAAGGGGGAGTTAGAGATTGCCTCCTTGCAGGCTGAAGAGAAGAgaggtaaaaaaagaaagagaatacATTGAGATCAGACTTTAGACAAAAGCACAGCAGggacacacatttttaaaaaaaaggttcacaGTGACATTGACAGCAGACAAAATGGGCTGTcagttggtaaaaaaaaaaaacttctaacACCTGCCAGTCTGACAGAAGTCATAGGAAGACCTCAGTTAAAAAAGTGCAAtctattttaacattttatttttatcacttGACATGCAATGACATGCTCAGTTTACACCACTAGAGGGCCCCAATGCATCACTAAACTCAGTAACTCCTGTCTGGCCTATTCTGCTTCACACACAATGTATCTgaattaaaatgcagctcaaataACACTGACTGTACACCACTAAATATCTCTTGAGACAAATACATGAGACCTGATACCATTTCACAAGTGTACTTTGACCCACTTTTGTACATATTGCCCTGAACAGCAGCGTCTCTGCTCTTAATCCTTTCTGCATTCACACTTTACAGGTTTACAACACGGACACAGCAGTAAACAGTAAGAAAGAAAAGCTGTAAAAGAGAGGCAGcaccttttcattcatttgtacAGATTATGAAGGAAAATGTTCGCTATGGTGGGAAATTTACCAACTGAGGACGAACAACTGGTTCTCTGGATGAAATTATTtcaccttttattttattactttctttttctgtttgctttgtttgcTGCCTCAAGACAAAAAGAGGcattttgtagttttatatacacaaacaacacaccTACAGTGAAGAGCTGAAGGAATAGTCTAGGGAATAGGgacaaaaagacagaagcataggaaaacagacaacatgtatgataaaaatagtaaaataacaCTAATAAGCAGGAAAATGTTCAAGAATCAGAAAGGGTATATAATATATTCTATCACAGACAAAGCTTTAAGATGAAGTCCATGTAAGAACATACACTAAGATACTGAAAGATACATAATCAATTAAAGTTAAAAGCAGGATCAGTTTCACCGAGCCTCACTGTTAGATTCACTTCCAAGTGTTTAAAGATGTGACATCTGGAACAAAACACCTGTTTAAACTTTACCTGTAATTCACTGAGTGAACTTCAAAACAATCATTCTAAATAATGTATAAGGTAATAAAATGCAGAATAGCCTGaaactgtcttttttctctctctctctgcctttgctCAGATTCACCTCTAGTGCCTCTGGGGTCAGTCAGGGCCAATATCAGAACTAACTTTCCTGATCATTTTATCATCCACTGTGACTCTTCCAACAAGCAAAGCAACATCAAAGAGAGAACTGTCTCCAAAACAACCTGATAAAAACATGTTGGGAGTTTTCTCCTCACATCAGATAATGTGGAAAATGATCTGGACTCTGCCTTCTTAAATAAACCCCAAGTGTTCTCTGACAATGTCCGTTTATTTTCAGATTCTTACAATCTGTTGTTGTTGACCCTGACTTGCAGCTGGGATCATCCATCCTGTTTTTCCTAAAACTGACTTTCTCCTAAAATGAACTCCCAGCTCTTGGCAGTATCGAGGTTCAGAAGATTGGAATCACACCAGCTAACCTCTCTTTTGTAAGCCATGGTTAAATAAGGCAACTAGAGCAGAATAATCTGGAAAAATGGAGATGATGAGACACCTGATTGTGCCAGGACTCAGCCGTATGAAGTGTGAATAAAAATGGAGACAATATCTTTGCTTTCCTTCATTCCCACCTACACTGCACTCttcacagaaatgttttggtgttttcaccACCATGGACTGTGGCCTTGTTAAGTGCCCGCTCTCACACTATGTTTACCAGCTCTGGCGTGCTGTTATGACGAGGACAGAATACACACAGCTTGCGGAGGCCCTATCTGCTGGTATGCTGGCCCCGCCCCTCCATCAGTCCATGGCACCAGGGGTTTTAGGCTTCATCCGTGTGATCAATAGTGTCAAGCCCTGTTCGGAAGCCCCCCACGCTTCCCTGTGTCCACAGGCCAGCTTTCCCTCGCTG from Thunnus albacares chromosome 9, fThuAlb1.1, whole genome shotgun sequence encodes the following:
- the srsf11 gene encoding serine/arginine-rich splicing factor 11 isoform X1, giving the protein MNSNTHVIQVTNVSPSTTSEQMRTLFGFLGNIEELKLFPPDDSPLPVTSRVCFVKFLESESVGVSQHLTNTVFVDRALIVVPFAEGVIPDESKAMSLLAPANAVAGMMPGGGLLPTPNPLASMGGTPFGGLGAPNMEQMAAMGMPGPNMNPQALSADFLKLMQSMDPKLNPLAAGLNLNPGLKTDASNKEIEEAMKRVREAQSLISAAIEPGNKKDDKRKHSRSRSRSRRRRSRSRSRHRRSKSRSRRRSHSRSRRRSKSPRRRRSHSRDRSRRSRSRDRRKEEKSKKRSKTPPKSYSSARRSRSISRRHRRSRSASRSPRRKLSRSPSPRRHKKEKKKDKEREKDRDRERREDRDRSRDERERSTSKKKKSKDKERDRDRKSDSEKGDVKVTRDYDEEEQGYDSEKEGEEEDDERKSDSDSASSPKGQEEIERAEGQIPKKSKLNGDDHHQEDMEMSD
- the srsf11 gene encoding serine/arginine-rich splicing factor 11 isoform X2, producing the protein MSLLAPANAVAGMMPGGGLLPTPNPLASMGGTPFGGLGAPNMEQMAAMGMPGPNMNPQALSADFLKLMQSMDPKLNPLAAGLNLNPGLKTDASNKEIEEAMKRVREAQSLISAAIEPGNKKDDKRKHSRSRSRSRRRRSRSRSRHRRSKSRSRRRSHSRSRRRSKSPRRRRSHSRDRSRRSRSRDRRKEEKSKKRSKTPPKSYSSARRSRSISRRHRRSRSASRSPRRKLSRSPSPRRHKKEKKKDKEREKDRDRERREDRDRSRDERERSTSKKKKSKDKERDRDRKSDSEKGDVKVTRDYDEEEQGYDSEKEGEEEDDERKSDSDSASSPKGQEEIERAEGQIPKKSKLNGDDHHQEDMEMSD